One Campylobacter pinnipediorum subsp. caledonicus genomic window carries:
- the hemH gene encoding ferrochelatase yields MKKMILLLNMGGPQNLDEVKVFLKNMFNDPYILGIKSNFIRKTLACLITNLRAKTAINNYKQIGSKSPICDITKSLCDKMVEIDDSYIVDFAMNYTPPFAKDVLEKYSDLDEIIVLPLYPHHSVTTITSSLDEFYKAFNELGLKSKVKVVEPFYNDDIYNNIIINDIKEHVKDKDISDMIMIFSAHSLPEKIIQKGDKYEQHIVKHFDLLKEKLLQNGMKFKDIKLAYQSKLGPVKWLEPSLNDVLSSIDSKQALVYPMSFCIDNSETVFELCIEYKDIAKSLEFEYYDVVKCPNDSDDFAKFLFKLSDM; encoded by the coding sequence ATGAAAAAAATGATTTTACTTTTAAATATGGGAGGTCCTCAAAATCTTGATGAGGTAAAAGTTTTTTTAAAAAATATGTTTAATGACCCTTATATACTAGGCATCAAATCCAATTTTATAAGAAAAACTTTAGCTTGTTTGATAACAAATTTAAGAGCCAAGACAGCTATAAATAACTATAAACAAATAGGCTCAAAATCTCCAATTTGTGATATCACAAAAAGCCTTTGCGATAAAATGGTAGAGATTGATGATAGTTATATTGTTGATTTTGCTATGAACTATACTCCACCTTTTGCAAAAGATGTCCTTGAAAAATATAGCGACTTAGATGAGATCATAGTTTTACCACTATATCCGCATCATTCGGTCACTACTATAACTTCAAGTCTTGATGAGTTTTATAAGGCGTTTAATGAGCTTGGATTAAAATCAAAAGTAAAGGTTGTTGAGCCTTTTTATAACGATGATATTTATAATAATATAATCATAAACGATATAAAAGAGCATGTAAAAGATAAAGATATTAGTGATATGATTATGATATTTTCAGCTCATTCTTTGCCCGAAAAAATAATTCAAAAAGGTGATAAATACGAACAACATATTGTTAAACATTTTGATTTATTAAAAGAAAAACTTTTGCAAAATGGTATGAAATTTAAGGATATAAAGCTAGCCTATCAGTCAAAACTTGGTCCTGTGAAATGGCTTGAGCCATCACTAAATGATGTCTTATCTTCAATTGATAGTAAACAAGCATTAGTATATCCGATGTCTTTTTGTATAGACAACTCAGAGACTGTTTTTGAGCTTTGTATAGAGTATAAAGATATAGCAAAAAGTTTGGAATTTGAGTATTATGATGTAGTAAAATGTCCAAACGACAGTGATGATTTTGCTAAGTTTTTATTTAAATTATCTGATATGTGA
- the maf gene encoding septum formation inhibitor Maf, whose product MIILASSSQTRAKILQEYNIEFKQISFDFDESMISRDLQPHTYVLNVVKTKKDQFLSAHKGLKNLLFADSCVVCNGRILGKATDEQNAIQMLEMQSGNCASVVTAMTYLSEKFELISTSETIYKFKQFDRQDMLEYIKSKEYIGKAGAMMVEGFNKKYILTQNGTTDNARGLNVSILKAFL is encoded by the coding sequence ATGATTATACTTGCTTCAAGTTCGCAAACAAGGGCCAAAATTTTACAAGAATACAACATTGAATTTAAACAAATTTCATTTGACTTTGATGAAAGTATGATTAGTAGAGATTTGCAGCCACATACCTATGTTTTAAATGTTGTAAAAACCAAAAAAGATCAATTTTTGTCAGCACATAAAGGGCTTAAAAATTTACTTTTTGCCGATAGTTGTGTTGTCTGTAATGGTAGAATTTTAGGCAAGGCTACAGATGAGCAAAATGCTATACAAATGCTTGAAATGCAAAGCGGAAATTGTGCTAGTGTTGTTACTGCTATGACTTATTTGAGTGAGAAATTTGAACTTATATCAACTAGCGAAACTATATATAAATTCAAACAATTTGATAGACAAGATATGCTTGAATACATAAAAAGCAAAGAGTATATCGGTAAAGCTGGAGCCATGATGGTGGAGGGGTTTAATAAAAAATATATATTAACCCAAAATGGAACGACTGATAATGCTCGTGGTTTGAATGTAAGTATTTTAAAGGCTTTTTTATGA
- a CDS encoding beta-ketoacyl-ACP synthase III: protein MNKASLLSIASYVPEKVLTNLDLEKMVDTSDEWITKRTGIKKRRIAQEEVTSDLGTKAAEVAIARSGISKGDIDAVICATISPDHFCMPSTACKIALNLGLNVGVTAFDISAACTGFIYLLELAKSFVQSGIKKNVLIVGAEKLSSIVDYTDRGTCILFGDGAGAAVVGVSDDNEIIDTHTASDGRYGNLLSTPGCGSVYPANQLTLEKKLNYIHMDGKEVFKVAVQTLTSDVVNILAKNNIKSEEVDFFIPHQANFRIIDAVKNKLEFKDEQCVLTVHKYGNTSSASIPMAMNDAYEDGRIKNGSLLLLDAFGGGFTWGSALLKFGGKDYKATL from the coding sequence ATGAATAAAGCCTCTTTACTATCAATAGCCTCTTATGTCCCAGAAAAAGTTTTAACAAACCTAGATCTAGAAAAAATGGTAGATACAAGTGATGAGTGGATCACAAAAAGAACAGGCATAAAAAAGCGCAGGATAGCACAAGAAGAGGTAACAAGCGATCTTGGAACTAAGGCGGCAGAGGTAGCTATCGCACGTTCTGGCATAAGCAAGGGCGATATAGATGCGGTTATCTGCGCTACTATCTCACCTGATCATTTTTGTATGCCATCAACGGCTTGCAAGATTGCCTTAAATTTGGGATTAAATGTTGGGGTGACAGCATTTGATATCAGTGCTGCTTGTACTGGATTTATTTATTTATTAGAACTTGCAAAGTCTTTTGTTCAAAGTGGCATTAAAAAAAATGTTTTGATAGTTGGTGCCGAAAAGCTAAGTTCTATTGTTGATTATACTGACAGAGGCACTTGTATATTATTTGGCGATGGTGCTGGTGCGGCTGTGGTTGGTGTAAGTGATGATAATGAGATAATAGACACACATACAGCAAGCGATGGAAGATATGGTAATTTGCTTTCAACTCCAGGATGTGGAAGTGTATATCCTGCAAATCAACTAACACTAGAAAAAAAACTTAACTACATACATATGGATGGCAAAGAAGTTTTTAAAGTTGCTGTTCAGACACTTACAAGTGATGTTGTAAATATATTGGCTAAAAACAATATAAAAAGTGAAGAAGTTGATTTTTTCATACCTCATCAAGCTAATTTTCGTATAATAGATGCTGTAAAAAACAAGCTTGAGTTTAAAGATGAACAATGTGTTTTAACTGTTCACAAATATGGAAACACGAGTTCGGCTTCTATACCTATGGCTATGAATGATGCTTATGAAGACGGACGCATTAAAAATGGTTCTTTATTATTGCTCGATGCTTTTGGCGGTGGTTTTACATGGGGTTCAGCCTTGCTTAAATTCGGGGGCAAGGATTACAAAGCTACACTGTAA
- the alaS gene encoding alanine--tRNA ligase, translating to MDVRSAYLDFFKSKGHEVIESAPLVPNDATLLFTNAGMVPFKSIFTGEIPRPNPPIRTSCQTCIRAGGKHNDLDNVGYTARHHTFFEMLGNFSFGEYFKQNAISYAWEFVTEVLKLPKDKLYVTVHEKDDEAFEIWKQHIEESRIYKFGDKDNFWAMGDTGPCGPCSEIFYDQGEEHFNTDEDYMGGDGDRFLEIWNLVFMQFERSSDGKMTPLPKPSIDTGMGLERVSAIMEGKFSNYDSNLFMPYIEEVAKLCGKPYEYESGASYRVISDHIRSVTFLLAQGTTFDKEGRGYVLRRILRRAVRHGYLLGIKKPFMHKLVDKVCEMMGSHYTYLNNKKDSIKEQILLEEERFFSTISSGLELFNEELKNTKDVFSGDVAFKLYDTYGFPLDLTADMLRDKGMVVDEARFDELMNEQKTRAKAAWKGSGDKSQKGDFKELLEQYNQNEFIGYSTLSSKSKILAILDDNFKITDKLQPNQEGWVMFDKTPFYAQSGGQCGDSGVIKDKAIVLDTQKFHGLNLSLVKTNGTLAQNESVVLEVSEDRHEIARHHSATHLLHAALRKILGSHITQAGSSVEATKLRFDFSHPKALTADELTQIENYVNQAIIKGANANVEIMDLQSAKDSGAIALFGEKYEDDVRVLSFGDVSKELCGGTHVKNINEIGSFFITKESGVSAGVRRIEAVCSNAATNFAKEIRAELEEIRAELKTNQPIVNIKKLKDEIRSLKDELKNSGRSKSIKLDDVNGIKFGVEVIENGDIKSLIDDIKNANSSVAVMLIQPKEDKILVAAGVKNANIKAGEWVKQVAQTLGGNGGGRDDFATAGGKDISKIPDAQKVAVEFAKEKLK from the coding sequence ATAGATGTTAGAAGTGCTTATCTTGATTTTTTCAAATCAAAAGGACATGAGGTTATAGAGTCAGCACCACTTGTTCCAAATGATGCAACCCTGCTTTTTACAAATGCTGGTATGGTACCTTTTAAAAGTATTTTTACCGGAGAAATTCCTAGACCAAATCCACCTATAAGAACAAGCTGTCAAACATGTATAAGAGCTGGCGGAAAGCATAATGATCTTGATAATGTCGGATATACTGCACGCCATCATACTTTTTTTGAAATGCTTGGCAATTTTAGCTTTGGTGAGTATTTTAAACAAAATGCCATATCCTATGCTTGGGAGTTTGTAACAGAGGTGTTAAAACTACCAAAAGACAAGCTTTATGTTACTGTTCACGAAAAAGATGATGAAGCTTTTGAAATCTGGAAACAACATATAGAAGAAAGTAGAATCTATAAATTTGGAGATAAAGATAACTTTTGGGCTATGGGTGATACCGGACCTTGTGGGCCTTGTTCTGAGATATTTTATGACCAAGGCGAAGAGCATTTTAATACAGATGAGGACTATATGGGTGGAGATGGAGATCGTTTCTTGGAAATTTGGAACTTGGTATTTATGCAGTTTGAAAGATCAAGTGATGGAAAAATGACACCTTTACCAAAACCTAGTATAGATACAGGAATGGGACTTGAAAGAGTAAGTGCTATCATGGAAGGTAAATTTAGCAACTATGATAGTAATTTATTTATGCCGTATATTGAGGAAGTTGCTAAGCTTTGCGGTAAGCCTTATGAGTATGAAAGTGGTGCTAGTTATAGGGTTATTAGTGATCATATTCGTTCGGTTACATTTTTGTTAGCACAAGGAACCACATTTGATAAAGAGGGCAGAGGCTATGTTTTAAGACGTATCTTGCGCCGTGCTGTTAGACATGGTTATTTGCTTGGCATCAAAAAACCTTTTATGCATAAGCTTGTTGATAAAGTATGCGAAATGATGGGATCTCACTATACTTATCTAAACAATAAAAAAGATAGTATAAAAGAGCAAATTTTGCTTGAAGAAGAGAGATTTTTCTCAACAATATCATCAGGACTTGAGCTATTTAATGAAGAGCTTAAAAATACAAAAGATGTATTTAGTGGCGATGTAGCTTTTAAGCTTTATGATACTTATGGATTTCCTTTGGACTTAACAGCTGATATGCTAAGAGATAAGGGAATGGTTGTTGATGAGGCTAGATTTGATGAGCTTATGAATGAGCAAAAAACTCGTGCAAAAGCTGCTTGGAAAGGTAGTGGAGATAAGAGTCAAAAAGGTGATTTTAAAGAGCTATTAGAACAATACAATCAGAATGAATTTATAGGTTATAGTACCTTAAGTTCCAAAAGCAAAATTTTAGCTATTTTAGATGATAACTTTAAAATAACAGATAAATTACAGCCAAATCAAGAAGGCTGGGTTATGTTTGATAAAACTCCATTTTATGCACAAAGTGGTGGACAGTGTGGAGATAGCGGTGTTATAAAAGATAAAGCCATTGTCCTTGATACACAAAAATTCCACGGACTAAACTTATCACTTGTTAAGACTAATGGCACTCTTGCACAAAATGAAAGTGTTGTTTTGGAGGTTAGTGAAGATAGACACGAGATAGCAAGACATCATAGCGCTACACACCTTTTACACGCTGCATTGCGTAAGATTTTAGGTTCTCATATCACACAAGCCGGTTCTAGCGTAGAGGCTACAAAATTGCGTTTTGATTTTTCTCATCCAAAGGCGCTTACAGCCGATGAACTTACACAAATAGAAAATTATGTAAATCAAGCTATCATAAAAGGTGCTAATGCAAATGTTGAGATTATGGACTTGCAAAGCGCAAAAGATAGTGGTGCTATAGCTCTTTTTGGCGAAAAATATGAAGATGATGTAAGGGTTTTAAGCTTTGGAGATGTTAGCAAAGAGCTTTGTGGCGGAACTCACGTAAAAAATATAAATGAAATAGGTAGCTTTTTTATCACAAAAGAGAGTGGTGTAAGTGCCGGTGTTAGAAGAATAGAAGCTGTTTGTTCAAATGCGGCTACAAATTTTGCAAAAGAAATAAGAGCTGAATTAGAAGAAATAAGAGCTGAATTAAAAACAAATCAACCTATCGTTAATATCAAAAAATTAAAAGATGAAATAAGAAGCCTAAAAGATGAGCTTAAAAACTCAGGTAGATCAAAATCAATAAAGCTTGATGATGTAAATGGCATTAAATTTGGTGTTGAGGTTATAGAAAATGGCGATATCAAAAGCTTGATAGATGATATAAAAAATGCAAATTCTAGTGTTGCTGTTATGCTTATCCAGCCAAAAGAGGATAAAATTTTAGTAGCTGCTGGCGTAAAAAATGCAAATATAAAAGCTGGAGAATGGGTAAAACAAGTAGCTCAAACACTTGGTGGAAATGGTGGCGGTAGGGATGATTTTGCTACTGCTGGAGGTAAAGATATCTCAAAAATACCAGATGCCCAAAAAGTTGCAGTTGAGTTTGCGAAAGAGAAATTAAAATAA
- a CDS encoding Gfo/Idh/MocA family oxidoreductase — MKLKVGIVGFTDIGKAHYSELRRFDKIEVCGIFDEKEHNEYSRVEFYNDFKKFIQDSSPEVLLICVDQSDVLDAFLECLKHVKTIIIASPICKKTDDLRQIRYSASVNKINLTFCLSDRFNPVICSLRKALCKEDEIYSIDIFHSKSICSADMIDFLSVLDIDLIKHITTTDLADFISMSRVIQDEKHPSNTQITFKTKTQILVNILNSTTNPLDQFNIRISTNNGIYFADLLNFKLYQTNINGQINLKVDKEENELKKFYNEFCICYEDIENKEVVSVDEIIKIKELFK, encoded by the coding sequence ATGAAGCTAAAAGTTGGTATTGTTGGTTTTACGGATATAGGTAAAGCACACTATAGTGAGCTTAGGCGTTTTGATAAAATTGAAGTTTGTGGAATTTTTGATGAAAAAGAACATAATGAGTATAGCAGGGTTGAGTTTTATAATGATTTTAAAAAATTTATCCAAGACTCCAGTCCCGAAGTATTGCTTATATGCGTAGACCAATCCGATGTTTTAGATGCTTTTTTGGAATGTTTAAAACATGTAAAAACAATCATTATAGCTTCTCCGATTTGTAAAAAAACTGATGATTTAAGACAGATTAGATATAGCGCGAGTGTAAATAAAATAAATTTAACCTTTTGCCTTAGTGATAGATTCAATCCAGTAATTTGTTCTTTGCGAAAAGCGCTTTGTAAAGAAGATGAAATTTATAGTATTGATATTTTTCATTCAAAATCTATTTGTAGTGCTGATATGATAGATTTTTTAAGTGTTTTGGATATTGATTTGATAAAACATATAACAACAACTGATTTAGCTGACTTTATTAGCATGTCAAGAGTAATACAAGATGAAAAACACCCTAGCAATACTCAAATCACATTTAAGACTAAAACACAAATTTTAGTTAATATATTAAACTCTACTACAAATCCGCTTGATCAATTTAATATAAGAATCTCTACAAATAACGGTATATATTTTGCTGATTTGTTAAATTTTAAACTTTATCAAACAAATATCAATGGTCAGATAAATCTTAAGGTAGATAAAGAAGAAAATGAGCTTAAAAAGTTTTATAATGAATTTTGTATCTGTTATGAAGATATAGAAAATAAAGAGGTCGTGAGTGTAGATGAGATTATAAAAATTAAGGAACTTTTTAAATGA